In a genomic window of Oncorhynchus masou masou isolate Uvic2021 chromosome 4, UVic_Omas_1.1, whole genome shotgun sequence:
- the LOC135520192 gene encoding zinc finger protein 180-like: MRLSGVASGRNTATSTREGPDSHSDSGKSPSGEPDPETPKPARQHHCSQCGKSFKGLRNLNVHERTHTGENPYDCSHCRKKEMVCWTEKEAQGLNIVVKEEKEEEDVTVKQEVEEHLKKHLQRSTEKISHCCSDCGKRFTSSASIKIHQRIHTGEKSYSCGRSFTQLIILISHQRTHTGEKPYSCGQCGKRFVQSGHLTVHQRTHTGEKSYSCDQRI, translated from the exons ATGCGTCTTTCAGGCGTTGCTAGTGGACGGAACACTGCAACATCAACGA GAGAGGGACCAGACTCTCACTCTGACAGCGGGAAGAGTCCTTCAGGGGAACCAGACCCAGAGACGCCCAAACCAGCAAGACaacaccactgctcccagtgtggaaagagttttaaggGGTTAAGGAACCTGAATGTACATGAGAGAACACATACAGGAGAAAACCCTTATGATTGCTCCCACTGTAGAAAGA AAGAGATGGTCTGCTGGACAGAGAAAGAAGCTCAGGGGCTGAACATTGttgtgaaagaggagaaggaagaggaggatgttactgtaaaacaagaagtagagg AACACCTCAAGAAACACCTGCAGAGATCAACAGAGAAGATatctcactgctgctctgactgtgggaagagattcacctCCTCAGCAAGCATTAAAATTCATCAgagaatccacacaggagagaaatcttatagctgtgggAGGAGTTTTACTCAGCTAATCATcctgatatcacaccagagaacacacacaggagagaagccttatagctgtggtcaatgtgggaaacGTTTTGTTCAATCTGGCCATCTGAccgtacaccagagaacacacactggagagaaatcCTATAGCTGTGACCAGAGAATCTGA